Proteins encoded together in one Hymenobacter monticola window:
- a CDS encoding DUF5700 domain-containing putative Zn-dependent protease, producing MNVDAVTRYWEITDGLRQNRPITDAVWRDFLEIPGNKVYARGIFSDEDLVAYRRAMEVVYMPRYDSIRQVRLKKQSWYYVLVNDYKEREVEHRAFIAKVAQSPEAIDLMYRKAYEYLPARNHTKVPNLKIYYEALGNDATSQPEGLFYSLRATFDAREVQPGLLEGHEMHHQLRTGRDFGSIADDDLGLLEIMASTQSEGLADLIDKPATLALPGDSHGIREWALDPAPAFLHKLDSTVQARARGGAPASGRYYRRLSNGSNGHVPGFFMARTIQRNGYLKPLIESADDFFAFFYLYQKAAKKDKEHAPVFSDAAMRYLRALEARYPSKKGTSR from the coding sequence GTGAACGTGGACGCCGTGACGCGCTACTGGGAAATCACCGACGGCTTGCGGCAGAACCGGCCCATTACCGATGCGGTGTGGCGCGACTTTCTGGAAATTCCGGGCAATAAGGTGTACGCTCGGGGCATCTTCTCCGACGAAGACCTGGTAGCCTACCGCCGGGCCATGGAGGTGGTGTACATGCCCCGATACGATTCCATTCGGCAGGTACGGCTCAAAAAACAGTCGTGGTACTACGTGCTGGTGAACGACTACAAGGAACGCGAGGTCGAGCACCGCGCCTTCATTGCCAAGGTGGCCCAAAGCCCCGAGGCCATCGACCTGATGTACCGCAAAGCCTACGAGTACCTGCCCGCCCGCAACCACACCAAGGTGCCCAATCTGAAAATTTACTATGAAGCCCTGGGCAACGATGCCACTTCGCAGCCAGAGGGCCTGTTCTACAGCCTGCGGGCCACCTTCGACGCCCGTGAGGTGCAGCCCGGCCTGCTCGAAGGCCACGAAATGCACCACCAACTGCGCACCGGCCGGGACTTTGGTTCCATTGCCGACGACGACCTGGGCCTGCTGGAAATCATGGCCAGCACCCAGAGCGAGGGCCTGGCCGACCTCATCGACAAGCCCGCCACCCTGGCCCTGCCCGGCGACAGCCACGGCATCCGCGAGTGGGCCCTTGACCCCGCGCCTGCCTTCCTGCACAAGCTCGATTCCACCGTTCAGGCGCGGGCCCGGGGCGGTGCCCCCGCCTCCGGCCGCTACTACCGCCGCCTCTCCAACGGCTCGAACGGCCACGTGCCCGGCTTCTTCATGGCGCGCACCATCCAGCGCAACGGCTACCTCAAGCCTCTCATTGAAAGCGCCGACGACTTTTTTGCTTTCTTCTACCTCTACCAGAAGGCCGCGAAAAAGGACAAGGAGCACGCCCCGGTTTTCTCCGACGCGGCCATGCGCTACCTCCGGGCGTTGGAGGCCCGCTACCCCAGCAAGAAAGGGACGTCACGTTGA
- a CDS encoding ABC transporter ATP-binding protein, protein MDPTTSATKTGQVFDWAVLRRLLAYVRPYRRVFLGLIGLTVATAVLGTLRPFLIQRMVDVSIEQGDMKGLNFMFLLLLVLLVAHAGVSYLQTYYGGWLGQYIVRDIRTDLYRHLLSLKLKFFDQTPIGVLVTRNISDVETLSDVFSEGLAAMVGDILQLLFIMAFMFWIDWRLTLVSLSVIPPLLFSTYVFKEKIKGSFQDVRTAVAKLNSFVQEHLTGMNVVQIFNNEEREFRKFEKINQEHTDANIRSVLYYSIYFPVAEVLAAIGVGLLVWYAAQGQIEGSISKGALIAFIMYNALFFRPIRQIADRFNTLQLGLVSTERLLKLLDNQDLIAPTGTFAPAEIRGDVEFKNVRFAYNEPDWVLKDISFHVQPGQTIAFVGATGAGKTSIINLLSRFYDIQEGSICIDGRDLREYDLGLLRRQIGVVLQDVFLFAGSIRDNITLGNSAITDAQIWEAADLVGARRFIERLPEGLGYPVMERGATLSVGQRQLISFVRAMVYQPRVIVLDEATSSVDSETEELIQSAIEKLMQDRTSLVIAHRLSTIQKADKIIVLDKGEIKETGTHEELLRIEGGYYAQLYRMQYVVSGE, encoded by the coding sequence ATGGACCCCACCACTTCCGCCACCAAAACCGGCCAGGTCTTCGACTGGGCCGTGCTGCGCCGCCTGCTGGCTTACGTGCGCCCCTACCGGCGCGTGTTCCTCGGCCTCATCGGGCTCACCGTTGCCACGGCCGTGCTGGGCACGCTGCGCCCCTTCCTCATCCAGCGCATGGTCGATGTGAGCATCGAGCAGGGCGACATGAAGGGGCTGAACTTCATGTTTCTGCTGCTGCTGGTGCTGTTGGTGGCCCACGCCGGCGTGAGCTACCTGCAGACCTACTACGGCGGCTGGCTGGGCCAGTACATCGTGCGCGACATCCGCACCGACCTCTACCGTCACCTGCTCAGTCTCAAGCTCAAGTTCTTCGACCAGACGCCCATCGGCGTGCTCGTGACGCGCAACATCTCCGACGTCGAAACCTTGTCCGACGTGTTCAGCGAGGGGCTGGCCGCCATGGTGGGCGACATTTTGCAGCTGCTCTTCATCATGGCCTTCATGTTCTGGATAGACTGGCGGTTGACGCTGGTGAGCCTCTCTGTGATTCCGCCGCTGCTGTTCAGCACCTACGTGTTCAAAGAGAAAATCAAGGGCTCGTTTCAGGACGTGCGCACGGCTGTGGCCAAGCTCAACAGCTTCGTGCAGGAGCACCTCACGGGCATGAACGTGGTCCAGATTTTCAACAACGAAGAGCGGGAGTTTCGCAAGTTTGAAAAGATAAACCAGGAGCACACCGACGCCAACATCCGCTCGGTGCTCTACTACAGCATCTATTTTCCGGTGGCGGAGGTGCTGGCCGCCATCGGCGTGGGCTTGCTGGTGTGGTACGCCGCCCAGGGCCAGATTGAGGGCAGCATCTCGAAGGGCGCGCTCATCGCCTTCATCATGTACAACGCCCTGTTTTTCCGCCCCATCCGTCAGATTGCCGACCGGTTCAACACCCTGCAACTGGGTCTGGTGAGCACCGAGCGCCTGCTCAAGCTGCTGGACAACCAAGACCTGATTGCTCCCACCGGCACCTTCGCGCCGGCCGAAATTCGGGGCGACGTCGAGTTCAAGAACGTGCGCTTCGCTTACAACGAGCCCGACTGGGTGCTCAAGGACATCAGCTTCCACGTGCAGCCCGGCCAGACCATTGCCTTCGTGGGCGCCACCGGCGCCGGTAAAACCAGCATCATCAACCTGTTGAGCCGCTTCTACGACATCCAGGAAGGCAGCATCTGCATCGACGGCCGCGACCTGCGCGAGTACGACCTCGGCCTGCTGCGCCGCCAAATTGGGGTGGTGCTGCAGGATGTGTTCCTGTTTGCCGGCAGCATCCGCGACAACATCACCCTCGGCAACTCCGCCATCACCGACGCCCAAATCTGGGAAGCGGCCGACCTCGTGGGCGCCCGCCGCTTCATCGAGCGCCTGCCCGAAGGCCTGGGCTACCCCGTGATGGAGCGCGGCGCCACGCTCTCGGTGGGCCAGCGCCAGCTCATCAGCTTCGTGCGGGCCATGGTGTACCAGCCCCGCGTCATTGTGCTCGACGAGGCTACGTCCTCGGTCGATTCCGAAACCGAGGAACTCATCCAGTCGGCCATCGAGAAGCTGATGCAGGACCGCACTTCGCTCGTCATCGCTCACCGCCTGAGCACCATCCAGAAAGCCGACAAAATCATTGTGCTCGACAAGGGCGAAATCAAAGAAACCGGCACCCACGAGGAGCTGCTGCGCATCGAGGGCGGCTACTACGCCCAGCTCTACCGCATGCAGTACGTCGTTAGTGGTGAGTGA
- a CDS encoding GyrI-like domain-containing protein, with product MRYVFLAIILLTVLAAGFYAYLGGTRTPTVTLETTAAPVYLAGQAFRGPPNSEAFGQLFRQAKDAQARLRGDLANLYLRSPETARDTIQAFIGLAVADTAQALPAGFRYRVVPAGRRVLAARLRGVSYLMAPNKLYPAAFDAIKEQKLTPTGNFYLEKFGADDASEVWVGVK from the coding sequence ATGCGCTACGTCTTCCTCGCCATCATCCTGCTCACGGTGCTCGCAGCGGGCTTCTATGCCTACCTCGGCGGCACCCGCACGCCCACCGTCACCCTCGAAACCACGGCCGCCCCGGTGTACCTGGCCGGGCAGGCCTTCCGCGGCCCGCCCAACAGCGAAGCCTTCGGCCAGCTGTTTCGCCAGGCCAAAGACGCTCAGGCCCGCCTCCGCGGCGACCTCGCCAACCTTTACCTCCGCAGCCCCGAAACGGCCCGCGACACCATCCAGGCCTTCATCGGCCTGGCCGTGGCCGATACCGCCCAGGCCCTGCCCGCTGGCTTTCGCTACCGCGTGGTGCCCGCCGGGCGGCGTGTGCTGGCGGCCCGCCTGCGCGGCGTGAGCTACCTGATGGCGCCCAACAAGCTCTACCCCGCCGCCTTCGACGCCATCAAAGAACAAAAACTCACCCCCACCGGCAATTTTTACCTCGAAAAGTTTGGGGCCGACGACGCCTCTGAAGTCTGGGTGGGGGTGAAATAG
- a CDS encoding T9SS type A sorting domain-containing protein, with product MKKLLLFVLASTLVSVAAQAQTPAATGAASAAAPVKEEAILPSGVVAAPAPAAAPTTTPAGTALIAPAPETPAANPNAIKVKADAVAGKLTVKTDNPGPTRVEVTDVGGRPVITHTMLNGQIAAVLNVSQLPAGSYIVHCTAYEKTGIRRVIIGQ from the coding sequence ATGAAAAAGTTATTACTATTCGTGCTGGCCAGCACCTTGGTATCAGTGGCCGCTCAAGCTCAAACCCCAGCCGCTACCGGCGCCGCCAGCGCAGCCGCCCCGGTCAAAGAAGAAGCTATTTTGCCCAGCGGCGTTGTGGCTGCCCCGGCTCCGGCGGCTGCCCCTACCACCACGCCGGCTGGCACTGCCCTCATCGCCCCCGCCCCCGAAACGCCGGCTGCTAACCCCAACGCCATTAAGGTGAAGGCCGACGCCGTGGCTGGCAAGCTCACCGTGAAAACCGACAACCCCGGCCCCACCCGCGTGGAAGTGACCGACGTGGGCGGGCGCCCCGTCATTACCCACACCATGCTCAACGGCCAGATTGCCGCCGTGCTCAACGTGAGCCAGCTCCCGGCCGGCTCCTACATTGTGCACTGCACGGCGTATGAGAAAACCGGCATACGTCGCGTCATCATCGGGCAGTAG
- a CDS encoding ABC transporter ATP-binding protein: MRALSAVNPFIFRYKWHFLAGVLFVALSTLLAIFPAQLVRYAFDLVNEGIDLYHLYAGTEAQKGVYQLFGRNVLFYGMLIIALALGRGIFLFFMRQTLIVMSRHIENDQKNQIYQHYQSLPLSFYRRHSTGDLMSRISEDVSRVRMYLGPAIMYFLQLVLLFLLIVPLMLMVNVKLTLYTLLPLPILSVSIFYVNNLIERKSDEIQRALSGMTTFVQEAFSGIRVLKSFVREADSHEQFAKASNDYKEKSLSLNFVNSLFFPLILFLIGLSTLITVWVGGQEVIRGTITTGTIAEFLIYVNLLTWPVTALGWTSSLVQRAEASQARINEFLDQKTDIISRQNVERELAGDIVFENVSFTYPDTGIQALKNVSFRVRPGQTLAVIGNTGSGKSTVAALLCRLYDVTSGDIKVDGTDVRDYSLRALRGQIGYVPQDVFLFSDTIRNNINFGLDQPDETRMLQAAKDADVYENILAFPEGFDTKVGERGITLSGGQKQRVSMARALVKEPKILILDDSLSAVDTKTENAILGSLQRIMAARTSLIISHRVSSVKLADEILVLDDGVIVQHGTHDALMAETGGLYRALYERQLQTEEA, encoded by the coding sequence CTGCGTGCCCTCTCCGCCGTTAACCCGTTCATCTTCCGCTACAAGTGGCATTTCCTCGCCGGGGTGCTGTTTGTGGCCTTGAGCACCTTGCTGGCCATTTTTCCGGCCCAGCTGGTGCGCTACGCCTTCGATTTGGTGAACGAAGGCATCGACCTCTACCATCTCTACGCCGGCACCGAAGCCCAGAAGGGCGTGTACCAGTTGTTTGGCCGCAATGTGCTGTTTTATGGCATGCTCATCATCGCGCTGGCGCTGGGGCGCGGCATCTTTTTGTTCTTCATGCGGCAGACGCTCATCGTTATGTCGCGCCACATCGAGAACGACCAAAAGAACCAGATTTACCAGCACTACCAGTCGCTGCCGCTCAGCTTCTACCGCCGCCACAGCACCGGCGATTTGATGTCGCGCATTTCGGAAGACGTGAGCCGCGTGCGGATGTACCTCGGGCCGGCCATCATGTACTTCCTGCAACTGGTGCTGCTGTTCTTGCTCATCGTGCCGCTCATGCTCATGGTGAACGTGAAGCTGACGCTCTACACGCTGCTGCCGCTGCCCATTCTGTCGGTCAGCATCTTCTACGTCAATAATTTAATTGAGCGCAAGTCCGACGAAATCCAGCGGGCGCTGTCGGGCATGACGACGTTTGTGCAGGAGGCTTTTTCAGGTATTCGGGTGCTGAAATCCTTCGTGCGCGAGGCCGACTCACACGAGCAATTCGCCAAGGCCAGCAACGACTACAAGGAGAAGTCGCTGAGTCTGAACTTCGTCAACTCACTGTTTTTCCCGCTCATCCTGTTCCTCATTGGCCTAAGCACGCTCATCACCGTGTGGGTGGGAGGACAGGAGGTGATTCGCGGCACCATCACCACGGGGACCATTGCCGAGTTCCTGATTTATGTGAACTTGCTCACCTGGCCGGTCACGGCGCTGGGCTGGACGTCCTCGCTGGTGCAGCGCGCCGAGGCCTCGCAAGCCCGCATCAACGAATTTCTGGACCAGAAAACTGACATCATCTCCCGTCAGAACGTTGAGCGCGAATTGGCCGGCGACATCGTGTTCGAGAACGTCTCGTTCACCTACCCCGATACCGGCATTCAGGCCCTGAAAAACGTGAGCTTCCGCGTGCGGCCGGGCCAGACGCTGGCGGTCATCGGCAACACGGGCTCCGGCAAAAGCACGGTGGCCGCGCTGCTCTGCCGCCTCTACGACGTGACTTCGGGCGATATCAAAGTGGATGGCACTGACGTGCGCGACTATTCGCTGCGCGCCCTGCGCGGCCAGATTGGCTACGTGCCCCAGGACGTTTTTCTGTTTTCTGACACCATCCGCAACAACATCAACTTCGGCCTCGACCAACCCGATGAAACCCGGATGCTGCAAGCCGCCAAAGACGCTGACGTGTACGAAAACATCCTGGCCTTTCCCGAAGGCTTCGATACCAAAGTAGGCGAGCGGGGCATCACCCTTTCCGGCGGGCAGAAGCAGCGCGTGAGCATGGCCCGCGCCTTGGTGAAAGAACCTAAGATTCTGATTCTCGACGACTCGCTTTCCGCCGTCGATACCAAGACGGAGAATGCCATTCTGGGCAGCCTGCAGCGCATTATGGCGGCGCGCACCAGCCTCATTATCTCGCACCGCGTGAGCTCGGTGAAGTTGGCCGATGAAATTCTGGTGCTGGATGACGGCGTGATTGTGCAGCACGGCACCCACGATGCCCTGATGGCCGAAACCGGCGGGCTGTACCGGGCGCTGTATGAGCGGCAGCTGCAAACCGAGGAGGCATAA
- a CDS encoding VOC family protein, with protein sequence MPQRLALVTLIVRNYDEAIAFYTQVLGFNLESDLDMGEGKRWVIVTPPGTEASSGLLLAEAKTEEEKAAVGQQGASRVWLFLHTDDFWRDYPALQGRGLKFLEEPRSESYGHVAVFEDLYGNKWDLLEPLG encoded by the coding sequence ATGCCCCAACGCCTCGCCCTCGTCACCCTGATTGTACGAAATTACGATGAGGCAATTGCCTTCTATACCCAAGTGCTGGGCTTCAACCTGGAATCTGACCTGGATATGGGCGAAGGCAAGCGCTGGGTAATAGTCACGCCACCCGGCACAGAGGCCAGCAGCGGCCTGCTGCTGGCCGAAGCCAAAACCGAGGAGGAAAAAGCCGCCGTGGGCCAGCAAGGTGCCAGCCGCGTCTGGCTGTTCCTACACACCGACGACTTCTGGCGCGACTACCCGGCGCTGCAGGGCAGGGGTCTGAAGTTTCTGGAAGAGCCGCGCAGCGAGAGCTACGGGCACGTGGCAGTGTTTGAAGACTTGTACGGCAACAAGTGGGACCTGCTGGAACCGTTGGGTTAA
- a CDS encoding DUF7948 domain-containing protein, producing the protein MRLLFTWLFLAGALLSLPMRAQQAKPALEFIENKGQWDARARYAAQVATGARLFVEPTGLTYALTAGLPGHGPQAGTPPTGLPGGQVKAHGLRLEFVAPSPAAKLQPAAEQAAPGRRHYLRGADARRWAHDLRAWRGLRYHQLWPGIDMVLKENTAQQFEYDLLLAPGADPALAQWNYRGADALRLDPATGRLEVQTSTGLLTEARPRAWQTDPATGQPQPVACAFELRGTTVSFRLGAYDPQRPLTIDPAVQFASYTGSAVENWGFAATHDARGNLYTAGVVFEPGYPVTTGAYQTAFSGNIDIAIMKFNAGATGATARAWATYLGGNNFEFPHSLLVNARNELLLMGTTSSTDFPTTTSALSRTLRGGPAVAPFGLASPFVLTGGSDLVLTRLGASGGNLRASTYLGGTGTDGLLDPAAATPRLRHNYGDAFRGDLALDPQGNVYVASVTGSADFPGLAAGAYRGGSSDGLVTSLDSSLSRVRWTTPVGGAGADALYSLQREDVGGDLLVAGGTTSATLSGATNGYRASLAGNVDGLVARVTSAGALTQASYLGTSGYDQAFFVRSGPGGRVYVLGQTLGPDWPGLDTTRYHVAHGQQFIQQLQPDLRTAGFATVFGSGRATTDISPTAFGVDCYGRMALAGWGGGLDPNNGSTTGLPTTPDALQRATDGVDFYLMQLSDGARVLDYASFFGTTADDHVDGGTSRFDSQNVLYQAVCACDQSGGTGIPVPPGAGTYTSTNGSPHCNNAAFKFAFQANTSPAGTDTLSVCARGGAVALSGSPEGGTWTGPGVSGSVANGFFFLPSAALLGQQVLTYTSPVAVNGCTGVSTRRITVLPQGTATLTAPQQVFCLRPGATAAPVPLTGTPAGGTFTGRGVVPGTTTFDPLLAGIGSHNIVYQVVGGRCPVTATLTMVVKVVPAITPSPPRRVCANDPPFSLGGNPPGGIWRGPGVAGSIGTFVFTPSVALIGGPHVLVYSVQGDPDCAPATDTLRITVLPTGGTARVPRDTSYCISAGPIRLRGGTPAGGEWSGPGVTGSVATGFIFTPSPLLIGPQSLLYTGPPGNNPLCPGRARRVVNVRSAGEATLSLPDTVMCAVAGPQPLRATPTGGVWSGPGVTGSVGAGFVFTPSAALAGNQTLSYTGPTPADTSCAYAGQLRLRVLPLPLVIFAPVGDVSICLAAPPHGVVLSASPAGGTFGGPGVVGNRFNPGDVGPGRYTLTYTWDFPQVRCPIVVSQTVVVSVVPNVRVPADTTLCNSQAPFQLRASPPGGTWSGPGVTAAGVFTPPTTPGTVALYYELPGGCSTAPYRITIPAAPGFTATWTGLDCADNQVAPLHLRFTAAGPTASQVQWDFGDGSPAATGATVEHTYTAGGRFAPRATLPATNPPGPCQRQVALAPVEVQAALLPNIITPNGDGQNEVFAPRLGGCPGRLQVFSRWGQRVFDVPTYQNNWDGAGLPAGLYYYLFSRADGGERVKGWVEIVR; encoded by the coding sequence ATGCGTCTACTTTTTACCTGGCTGTTTTTGGCGGGTGCGTTGCTGTCGTTGCCCATGCGGGCGCAGCAGGCCAAACCCGCGCTGGAATTCATTGAGAACAAAGGGCAATGGGACGCCCGGGCACGCTATGCCGCACAAGTGGCAACCGGCGCGCGCCTGTTTGTAGAGCCCACGGGCCTCACCTACGCCCTCACCGCCGGCCTGCCCGGCCACGGCCCACAGGCCGGCACCCCGCCCACGGGCTTGCCCGGCGGGCAGGTAAAAGCTCACGGCCTGCGGCTGGAATTTGTGGCCCCCTCCCCTGCCGCGAAGCTGCAGCCTGCGGCGGAGCAAGCGGCCCCCGGCCGGCGCCACTACCTGCGCGGCGCCGACGCCCGCCGCTGGGCCCACGACTTGCGTGCCTGGCGCGGCCTGCGCTACCACCAGCTCTGGCCCGGCATCGATATGGTGCTGAAAGAAAATACGGCGCAGCAATTTGAATACGACCTGCTGCTGGCCCCCGGCGCCGACCCGGCGCTGGCTCAGTGGAATTACCGCGGCGCCGACGCCCTGCGCCTCGACCCCGCCACCGGCCGCCTGGAGGTGCAAACCTCCACCGGCCTGCTGACCGAAGCGCGGCCCCGCGCCTGGCAAACCGACCCGGCCACCGGCCAGCCCCAGCCCGTGGCCTGCGCCTTCGAGCTGCGCGGCACCACGGTGAGCTTCCGGCTGGGCGCTTACGACCCGCAACGCCCGCTCACCATCGACCCAGCCGTGCAGTTTGCTTCCTACACGGGCTCGGCGGTGGAGAACTGGGGCTTCGCGGCTACCCACGACGCCCGTGGCAACCTCTACACGGCCGGGGTGGTGTTTGAGCCCGGCTACCCCGTGACGACGGGCGCCTACCAGACGGCCTTCAGCGGCAACATCGATATCGCCATCATGAAGTTCAATGCCGGGGCCACGGGCGCCACGGCGCGGGCCTGGGCCACTTATCTGGGCGGCAATAACTTCGAATTCCCGCACAGCCTGCTGGTGAACGCGCGCAACGAGCTGCTGCTGATGGGCACCACCTCGTCGACCGACTTTCCTACTACGACGTCGGCGCTGAGCCGTACCCTGCGGGGCGGGCCGGCCGTGGCGCCCTTTGGCCTCGCCTCGCCCTTCGTGCTCACCGGCGGCTCCGATTTGGTGCTGACCCGGCTGGGAGCCAGTGGGGGCAACCTGCGGGCCAGCACCTACCTGGGCGGCACCGGCACCGACGGCCTGCTCGACCCGGCCGCGGCCACGCCCCGCCTGCGCCACAACTACGGCGACGCTTTCCGCGGCGACCTGGCCCTCGACCCCCAAGGCAACGTGTACGTGGCCAGCGTGACGGGCTCGGCCGACTTTCCCGGACTGGCGGCCGGCGCCTACCGCGGCGGCAGCTCCGACGGCCTCGTCACCAGCCTCGACTCCAGCCTGAGCCGGGTGCGCTGGACCACGCCCGTAGGCGGCGCCGGGGCCGACGCCCTTTATTCGCTGCAGCGCGAGGACGTGGGCGGCGACCTGCTGGTAGCCGGCGGCACCACCAGCGCGACCTTGAGCGGTGCTACTAATGGCTACCGGGCCAGCCTGGCCGGCAACGTGGACGGACTAGTTGCCCGCGTGACCAGTGCCGGGGCCCTCACGCAGGCCTCCTACCTGGGCACCAGCGGCTACGACCAAGCCTTTTTTGTGCGCTCGGGGCCGGGCGGGCGGGTGTACGTGCTGGGCCAGACGCTGGGGCCGGACTGGCCGGGCCTCGACACCACGCGCTACCACGTGGCGCACGGGCAGCAGTTCATTCAGCAACTGCAGCCCGACCTGCGCACGGCGGGCTTTGCCACCGTATTTGGCAGCGGGCGCGCCACCACCGACATTTCGCCCACGGCTTTCGGGGTGGACTGCTACGGGCGGATGGCGCTGGCCGGCTGGGGCGGCGGCCTCGACCCCAACAACGGCAGTACCACCGGCCTGCCCACCACCCCCGATGCCCTGCAGCGCGCCACCGACGGCGTGGATTTTTACCTGATGCAGCTCTCGGACGGTGCCCGGGTGCTCGACTACGCCAGCTTCTTCGGCACCACGGCCGACGACCATGTGGACGGCGGCACCTCGCGCTTCGACAGTCAGAACGTGCTCTACCAGGCCGTGTGCGCCTGCGACCAGAGCGGCGGCACGGGCATTCCGGTGCCGCCCGGGGCGGGCACCTACACCAGCACCAACGGCTCGCCGCACTGCAACAATGCGGCGTTCAAGTTTGCTTTTCAAGCCAATACTTCGCCGGCCGGCACCGACACGCTCTCGGTGTGCGCGCGGGGCGGGGCGGTGGCGCTCAGCGGCTCGCCGGAGGGCGGCACCTGGACGGGGCCGGGCGTATCGGGCTCCGTTGCCAACGGTTTTTTCTTCTTGCCCTCAGCCGCGCTGCTGGGGCAGCAGGTGCTCACCTACACCAGCCCAGTGGCCGTGAACGGCTGTACGGGGGTTAGCACGCGGCGCATCACGGTGCTGCCCCAGGGTACGGCCACCCTCACGGCGCCCCAGCAAGTCTTTTGCCTACGGCCGGGCGCTACCGCGGCCCCAGTGCCGCTCACGGGCACACCGGCCGGGGGCACGTTCACGGGGCGGGGCGTGGTGCCGGGCACCACTACGTTCGACCCTCTGCTGGCCGGCATCGGGAGTCACAACATCGTGTACCAAGTAGTTGGCGGGCGTTGCCCCGTGACGGCCACGCTGACCATGGTGGTGAAGGTGGTGCCCGCCATCACCCCCAGCCCGCCGCGGCGCGTGTGCGCCAACGACCCGCCTTTTTCATTGGGCGGCAACCCGCCGGGCGGCATCTGGCGGGGGCCGGGAGTAGCCGGCTCTATCGGCACCTTTGTGTTCACGCCCAGTGTGGCGCTGATTGGCGGGCCGCACGTGCTGGTGTATTCGGTGCAGGGCGACCCCGACTGCGCCCCCGCCACTGATACCCTGCGCATCACGGTGCTGCCGACCGGGGGCACAGCCCGCGTACCGCGCGACACGTCGTATTGCATCTCCGCTGGGCCCATCCGGTTGCGGGGCGGCACCCCAGCCGGCGGCGAGTGGAGCGGACCGGGCGTGACGGGCTCGGTAGCCACGGGCTTTATATTTACGCCCTCGCCGCTGCTGATAGGGCCGCAGTCTTTGCTATACACCGGCCCGCCCGGCAACAACCCGCTCTGCCCCGGCCGGGCCCGCCGCGTCGTCAACGTGCGCAGCGCCGGCGAGGCCACCCTGAGCCTGCCCGATACCGTGATGTGCGCCGTGGCCGGCCCGCAGCCTCTGCGCGCCACGCCTACCGGCGGGGTGTGGAGTGGCCCAGGCGTGACGGGCTCCGTGGGTGCGGGCTTCGTGTTCACGCCCTCGGCGGCGCTCGCCGGTAATCAGACGCTTTCATATACCGGCCCCACGCCGGCTGATACCTCCTGCGCCTACGCGGGCCAGCTGCGGCTGCGGGTATTGCCCCTGCCGCTGGTCATCTTTGCGCCCGTGGGCGATGTCAGCATCTGCCTGGCGGCGCCGCCGCACGGGGTGGTGCTCTCGGCCTCACCGGCGGGCGGCACCTTTGGCGGGCCGGGCGTGGTGGGCAACCGCTTCAACCCCGGCGACGTGGGCCCCGGCCGCTACACCCTCACCTACACCTGGGACTTTCCGCAGGTGCGCTGCCCCATCGTGGTGTCGCAAACGGTGGTGGTGAGCGTGGTGCCCAACGTGCGCGTACCGGCCGACACCACGCTCTGCAACAGCCAGGCGCCGTTTCAGCTGCGCGCCTCGCCCCCGGGCGGCACCTGGAGCGGGCCGGGCGTGACGGCCGCCGGCGTCTTCACTCCCCCTACCACGCCGGGCACCGTGGCCCTGTACTACGAGCTGCCCGGGGGCTGCTCCACGGCGCCTTACCGCATCACCATTCCGGCCGCGCCCGGATTCACGGCCACCTGGACGGGGCTCGACTGCGCCGACAACCAAGTGGCGCCGCTTCACCTGCGTTTCACAGCCGCCGGCCCCACGGCCAGCCAGGTGCAGTGGGATTTCGGCGACGGCAGCCCCGCCGCCACCGGCGCTACCGTGGAGCATACCTACACAGCGGGCGGGCGGTTTGCCCCGCGGGCCACGCTGCCCGCCACCAACCCGCCGGGCCCCTGCCAGCGCCAGGTGGCATTGGCGCCGGTGGAAGTGCAGGCCGCCCTGCTGCCCAACATCATCACGCCCAACGGCGACGGGCAAAACGAAGTGTTTGCCCCGCGCCTGGGCGGCTGCCCGGGCCGGCTGCAGGTGTTTTCGCGCTGGGGGCAGCGGGTGTTCGACGTGCCTACCTACCAGAACAACTGGGACGGCGCGGGCCTGCCCGCCGGGCTCTACTACTACCTCTTCAGCCGGGCCGACGGCGGCGAGCGGGTGAAAGGCTGGGTGGAAATTGTGCGGTAG